In Phormidium yuhuli AB48, one genomic interval encodes:
- a CDS encoding tubulin-like doman-containing protein has product MPAAVDEKSMVPTVLVGIGGTGAEVLSRVRRLVEESYGSLEKFPIVSFLTVDTDKDYKVTNPESAGSPFKDNEKFWARVSGKQVQEIISNLENYPWINSWFPGELAKNISGLEAGAGQIRACGRFAFFCNYYDIQAKFREACRRVKGHENTMLDQYGIRVSTNSVNVFLTGSLSGGTGSGMIIDMGYCVRHWLSGEGSSLVTAIVPMPNAFSGINVGDRVLANGYAALMELSYFCDERTQYVAQFGSAASNEVRRQTGPFDFTYLVGTKNPATEFKLDAIREIIAQNIFLDLTSDFAPHKRSIRDNIKSAWANKDPGGRGYPKNFMSFGLSTVEIPISQIRTSLAHRLAKDVTDWWLNEKVENQPDMLELVRGNILKDLRLTETELLADLLMAKDESYLNVISKWAYDIRNEMAQDNWLQCTQQGVNMVGREQGKILGFVEQFLKPKADEYIKDHFRALSPDERLHGDYLKKIYGNRDKLIQQGKQALETEFYRILEDRTRGPQFANEFVVTVRQVFDDATARFRREREEVWERREQGLQAQYDQGLQLINDYKDKFGITKQAKMEEYAEMALTGLEGSLIAVIQRISRTAALVVVERLQEHLTKLEQRLGRWTQRMVQWRDRFDKLQKQDAENADALEINGIKLFERQELNGLYEDLLEQLAGAISGPQSPREIGLERTCATLSEDVLKAASPLWKENREADEYMRLFDVTKIDDVREDDFQEIIYRGCREVIQKSPENSKLKRELAACERLLKQYNDESQIESQLRIAYDKSQPLVLLDRAVLSGKDAQFKPAKNTKVAIIGGKNTGNAAARKIIPRMQQFIGSDDAVTPLGESERHRIVFVQEIGGFSLRCIDGMKELRQSYQDWKGETIEAQRAQLRGEARELPIPVHIQKDPPFWDVFPEDSGVFRLVLLARVLGVLRQEENQKTKEHLIRYSRQTVMGTENVDIAANWEECVQVLEVRACRGDREVIQEQVDHRLQAAETADEKQELYELFLGYLNQRALELQKMGGKDSPEYKRENNILRDTIETYKLKTQESPPPVEPPVTREAPPPQAEQLVADESSQPDGPTETIFCTNCGTKNPAHSKFCYNCGTRLVDV; this is encoded by the coding sequence ATGCCAGCTGCTGTTGATGAAAAAAGTATGGTTCCCACGGTTCTCGTAGGAATTGGAGGGACTGGAGCCGAAGTGCTATCTCGGGTTCGGCGACTGGTTGAGGAGAGCTATGGGAGTTTGGAGAAATTCCCTATCGTTAGTTTTCTCACGGTAGATACGGACAAAGACTATAAGGTTACTAATCCTGAGTCCGCTGGTAGCCCGTTTAAAGATAATGAGAAATTTTGGGCGAGGGTTTCAGGAAAACAAGTTCAAGAGATTATTAGTAACTTAGAGAATTATCCCTGGATTAACTCCTGGTTTCCGGGTGAATTGGCTAAAAATATTAGTGGTTTAGAAGCCGGAGCGGGGCAAATTCGTGCCTGTGGACGGTTTGCCTTTTTCTGTAACTACTACGACATTCAGGCTAAATTTCGAGAGGCTTGTCGTCGGGTGAAAGGTCATGAAAACACCATGCTGGATCAGTATGGCATTCGGGTCAGTACTAATTCGGTGAATGTGTTCCTGACCGGGTCTCTCTCTGGGGGAACGGGGAGTGGCATGATTATTGATATGGGCTATTGTGTCCGCCATTGGCTGAGCGGAGAAGGAAGTAGTCTGGTGACGGCCATTGTGCCAATGCCCAATGCATTCTCGGGGATTAATGTGGGCGATCGCGTCCTGGCGAATGGTTATGCGGCCCTGATGGAGTTGAGTTATTTCTGTGATGAGCGGACTCAATATGTGGCTCAGTTTGGTTCAGCGGCGTCCAATGAAGTGCGTCGCCAGACGGGTCCCTTTGATTTCACCTACCTAGTGGGAACAAAAAACCCAGCCACGGAGTTTAAACTGGATGCGATTCGGGAGATTATTGCCCAAAATATCTTCCTGGATTTAACCTCCGATTTTGCCCCCCACAAACGCTCCATCCGCGATAATATCAAAAGTGCTTGGGCGAATAAAGACCCGGGGGGACGGGGCTATCCCAAAAATTTCATGAGTTTTGGTCTGTCAACGGTGGAGATTCCCATTAGTCAGATTCGCACCAGTTTAGCCCATCGTTTGGCGAAAGATGTGACAGATTGGTGGCTGAATGAAAAGGTGGAAAATCAGCCGGATATGTTGGAACTGGTGCGAGGAAATATTCTCAAAGATTTGCGCTTGACCGAAACAGAACTCCTGGCGGATTTACTCATGGCCAAAGATGAGTCATATCTGAATGTAATTTCTAAGTGGGCTTATGACATTCGCAATGAAATGGCTCAGGATAATTGGCTGCAATGTACCCAGCAGGGTGTGAATATGGTGGGGCGAGAACAGGGTAAGATTTTGGGATTCGTGGAGCAATTCCTCAAGCCGAAAGCCGATGAATATATCAAAGACCATTTCCGCGCCCTCAGCCCCGATGAGCGGCTCCATGGAGACTATCTCAAGAAGATTTATGGCAACCGGGATAAGTTGATTCAGCAGGGAAAACAAGCCTTAGAGACTGAGTTTTATCGAATTTTGGAAGACCGGACTCGGGGTCCACAATTTGCCAATGAATTTGTGGTGACGGTGCGCCAGGTGTTTGATGATGCTACGGCTCGTTTCCGGCGGGAACGAGAGGAGGTTTGGGAGCGTCGGGAACAGGGTCTTCAGGCGCAATATGACCAGGGATTGCAACTGATTAATGATTATAAGGATAAGTTTGGCATTACGAAACAGGCGAAAATGGAGGAGTATGCGGAAATGGCTCTGACGGGGTTGGAGGGGAGCCTAATCGCGGTGATTCAGCGAATTTCACGGACGGCGGCCTTGGTGGTTGTGGAACGGCTGCAAGAACATCTGACGAAGTTGGAACAGCGATTGGGCCGTTGGACGCAACGGATGGTTCAGTGGCGCGATCGCTTTGATAAGTTACAGAAACAAGATGCTGAGAATGCCGATGCTTTGGAAATCAACGGCATCAAACTGTTTGAGCGCCAAGAACTGAATGGTCTCTATGAAGATCTATTGGAACAGTTGGCTGGGGCGATTAGTGGTCCTCAGTCTCCCCGAGAGATTGGTTTAGAGCGCACTTGTGCCACCCTGTCTGAGGATGTTCTAAAAGCGGCCAGTCCTCTCTGGAAAGAAAATCGAGAGGCGGATGAGTATATGCGCCTGTTTGATGTCACTAAAATCGATGATGTGCGTGAGGACGACTTTCAGGAAATTATCTATCGGGGATGTCGGGAGGTGATTCAGAAGTCTCCGGAAAATAGTAAGTTAAAACGGGAGTTGGCAGCGTGTGAGCGGCTGTTGAAGCAGTATAACGATGAGAGTCAAATTGAGAGTCAACTGCGGATTGCCTATGATAAGTCTCAACCCTTGGTGCTTCTGGATCGGGCGGTGTTGAGTGGTAAGGATGCTCAGTTTAAGCCAGCGAAGAATACGAAAGTTGCTATTATTGGCGGGAAAAATACAGGCAATGCGGCGGCTCGGAAGATTATTCCCCGAATGCAGCAATTTATTGGCAGTGACGATGCGGTGACGCCTTTGGGAGAGTCGGAACGTCATCGGATTGTGTTTGTGCAAGAGATTGGGGGCTTTTCTCTGCGTTGTATTGATGGGATGAAGGAGTTACGCCAGTCCTATCAAGATTGGAAGGGGGAAACCATTGAGGCGCAACGGGCACAGTTGCGAGGGGAGGCTCGGGAGTTACCGATTCCGGTGCATATTCAAAAGGACCCTCCATTTTGGGATGTGTTTCCTGAGGATTCGGGAGTTTTTCGCTTGGTGTTACTGGCGCGGGTTTTGGGGGTGTTGCGTCAGGAGGAAAATCAGAAAACTAAGGAGCATTTGATTCGCTATAGCCGCCAAACGGTGATGGGGACGGAAAATGTCGATATCGCAGCGAATTGGGAGGAGTGCGTGCAAGTGTTGGAAGTCCGGGCTTGTCGGGGCGATCGCGAGGTGATTCAGGAACAAGTCGACCATCGTTTGCAAGCGGCTGAGACGGCGGATGAGAAGCAGGAACTCTATGAACTGTTTTTAGGTTATCTGAATCAGCGGGCCCTGGAGTTGCAAAAGATGGGTGGAAAGGATAGCCCTGAGTATAAGCGGGAAAATAATATCCTCCGGGATACGATTGAAACCTACAAACTCAAAACCCAGGAGTCACCTCCCCCGGTGGAACCTCCAGTGACGCGGGAGGCGCCCCCTCCTCAGGCTGAACAACTGGTTGCTGATGAGTCGAGCCAGCCGGATGGGCCGACGGAAACGATTTTCTGTACGAACTGTGGGACGAAGAATCCCGCTCACTCTAAGTTCTGTTATAACTGTGGAACTCGGTTGGTGGATGTTTAA